The proteins below come from a single Acinonyx jubatus isolate Ajub_Pintada_27869175 chromosome A1, VMU_Ajub_asm_v1.0, whole genome shotgun sequence genomic window:
- the DRD1 gene encoding D(1A) dopamine receptor — MRTLNTSTMDGAGLVVERDFSFRILTACFLSLLILSTLLGNTLVCAAVIRFRHLRSKVTNFFVISLAVSDLLVAVLVMPWKAVAEIAGFWPFGSFCNIWVAFDIMCSTASILNLCVISVDRYWAISSPFRYERKMTPKAAFILIGVAWTLSVLISFIPVQLSWHKAKPTSPSDGNATSLGETMDNCDSSLSRTYAISSSLISFYIPVAIMIVTYTRIYRIAQKQIRRISALERAAVHAKNCQTTTGNGNPAECSQPESSFKMSFKRETKVLKTLSVIMGVFVCCWLPFFILNCMVPFCGSGETKPFCIDSITFDVFVWFGWANSSLNPIIYAFNADFRKAFSTLLGCYRLCPTTNNAIETVSINNNGAVVFSSHHEPRGSISKDCNLVYLIPHAVGSSQDLKKEEACGTARPLEKLSPALSVILDYDTDVSLEKIQPITQNGQHPT; from the coding sequence ATGAGGACTCTGAACACCTCTACCATGGACGGGGCTGGGCTGGTGGTGGAGAGAGACTTCTCCTTCCGCATCCTTACAGCCTGTTTCCTGTCTCTGCTCATCCTGTCCACGCTCCTGGGGAACACGCTGGTCTGTGCGGCTGTCATCAGATTCCGACACCTGCGGTCCAAGGTGACCAACTTCTTTGTCATCTCCTTGGCCGTATCAGATCTCTTGGTGGCTGTTTTGGTCATGCCCTGGAAAGCAGTGGCGGAGATCGCTGGCTTCTGGCCCTTTGGGTCCTTCTGTAACATCTGGGTGGCCTTTGACATCATGTGCTCCACTGCGTCCATCCTCAACCTCTGTGTGATCAGCGTGGACAGGTATTGGGCCATCTCCAGCCCCTTCCGGTATGAGAGGAAGATGACCCCCAAAGCAGCCTTCATTCTGATCGGCGTGGCATGGACCTTGTCGGTACTAATCTCCTTCATCCCAGTGCAACTCAGCTGGCACAAGGCCAAACCCACAAGCCCCTCCGATGGGAATGCCACTTCCCTAGGTGAGACCATGGACAACTGTGATTCCAGCTTAAGCAGGACATACGCCATTTCGTCCTCCCTGATAAGCTTCTATATCCCCGTGGCCATCATGATTGTCACCTACACCAGGATCTATAGGATCGCCCAGAAACAAATACGGCGCATCTCGGCCCTGGAGAGGGCAGCCGTCCATGCCAAGAATTGCCAGACCACTACAGGTAATGGAAACCCCGCGGAGTGTTCTCAGCCAGAAAGCTCCTTTAAGATGTCCTTCAAAAGAGAGACTAAAGTTCTGAAGACCCTGTCGGTGATCATGGGGGTGTTTGTGTGCTGCTGGCTGCCTTTCTTCATCTTGAACTGCATGGTGCCCTTCTGTGGGTCTGGGGAGACCAAGCCCTTCTGCATCGATTCCATCACCTTCGACGTGTTTGTGTGGTTTGGGTGGGCTAATTCCTCCTTGAACCCCATCATTTATGCCTTTAATGCTGATTTTCGCAAGGCATTTTCAACTCTCTTAGGATGCTACAGACTTTGCCCTACCACGAATAATGCCATAGAGACGGTTAGCATCAATAACAATGGGGCTGTGGTGTTCTCCAGCCATCACGAGCCTCGAGGCTCCATTTCCAAGGACTGCAATCTGGTTTATCTGATCCCACATGCGGTGGGCTCCTCCCAGGACCTGAAGAAGGAGGAGGCGTGTGGAACGGCCAGACCCTTGGAGAAGCTGTCCCCGGCCCTGTCTGTCATATTGGACTATGACACTGATGTCTCTCTAGAGAAGATTCAGCCCATCACACAAAATGGACAGCATCCGACCTGA